A window of Trichoderma atroviride chromosome 3, complete sequence contains these coding sequences:
- a CDS encoding uncharacterized protein (EggNog:ENOG41): MASSVAPAPASNLETLLPRPPTPPRETGKEGDGLVKSILSRAPSSDPQDSLQTPPTANTPTSTDAPDSKLMSSRTRKKVVWSAHTDYKDPVDYRSIDKTHKSSPLSVPSPASRPIKGILKPSSSPNRLALSSSRDFDATSGQPNIIEMLDSTIKQLAGSDRDSKLDAYMMLSRALKASNNLPDRVALQDKMSLFMQFIQRDMTSKSSTGAPDSSLINHALTLLATFLHFPAIASTLTSDFGVFVIDHSIRAFEDTNTPKDVARHLMQVVAFQNFSAKVMTSDRVGRLVTAMYQIEDHLTGKSIVMSRIHIYRRLVKQSSLHMVTHSNWLKNLLADMLSSVKDIRVQAISLATEAGFALRSEKQLMRKASEIFQTTNEDQAYIEFYIQRLQEMLKDRPSASAVPQIWSAIILYMRCPLERWQYYGPWLTLVQSAFNTTDFLTKQEANFAWNRYIYLTLADSKATPKNLGTLCQPLLSQLRRRANPKQLEETVKLQRIVIGGVCNLYYYAFAPGNVKFPPDSIWDVAVQPVLSQLISLDDKPEIPGDCLLQAGRILTSLVDVATPRIWRQDRIMETSPAKPDELPPLDSKWVRKNCDKVFQTVGPLLEKRFLDLANKDSLVFRLWHALVGSIAAASAKDIKVSEDTAKFFAHALGLLSKMWLAGVPEADNSHGPAFLSSVKHFIEVLVKAQGMLPFTEKKLAMTIGNTFEPIATPSQSLGRPSSLGTVRTPLQHLFCLLASVPQSIADDEVLSDFFLSVFEPFFLGKAIKARLELSNELLQLLPRASPSPYGPWVLAAQYFSFSLEDSEATSSLIGGGKMLGPKYRDITSLLERGLFGHPRLPLDKWFTLFERLSENVVQQLGDAGRALAVIEPLAKVLLDCLDSSVEKPSSISLKAIRSLFDAAKLPRDKTALNTARQRLWGASVVAARVGSSDPFDNLYKLGNQALESFYGNSSIFDLENDIVPFLESIKSFLVRCFPQSGVKAFTKVEAGLCMWIEDDKSCYEHDEESLLSKTLIHTWDGISKELAGRKHLTKDEFDEIEPLLKSAFKSKLPTIVDKAIELWNVVAKDEEKLDCSDSLKSVASNAGSKKQSAETKAFGKLGGAFGAQASSLKGLPDETNLVVLSSNSSHQAESTATSKMPTRMSTRKRRMEETPEPSRTKPTKRTSTPRLRHDNSQIQFTLVASSSPIPEDGSQHLTERQKEVRERQRETEAVYSDMRTSSPGPAKESSPIPDETVASNDKQAGETTPRHTTSYDNLISSTPTPRRGQLLNMDDNDPPSSPPIPRPYPLLSEIKSRSMAGGSLDSWEFSSPPGSPDPSDQEALSDVQLPGEKPTKRSTRKADTRAKNANAGLRDVIPSSLGEQDNSSSDLTDLSDRNISSSPDPPPQLLETPTKKRLVREAVRVEDSPRSVDDEFVDARSSPEKPSLVQANDTSFALSEGDETRMMKLVEELESGDRAGLQKETSSEDSSDERPSAQSAETRAASPPMTRGAAKRSPSAAIPLAPLESLGNGEGGSKRKRKRGGSRQSNSRSKKQKSEQRSENIEATKERETIVASEKETPETPSVGVETRGSARRQTEQRQREDKTPRSQKRSSKRNKKARSEETDDEVMSQLVNESQAVVESQKSNKSTEEEVPVTEDGPRQPTKHTDGNATAADTAESEPQAKILAIMETLQTSLAHLRDVALPRSEVYKMEDMLMDLKRELFEAERRGRDSN; this comes from the exons atggcatctTCAGTAGCCCCGGCTCCAGCATCCAATCTCGAGACGCTTCTACCGCGGCCCCCGACGCCACCGCGAGAAACAGGCAAAGAAGGCGACGGGTTGGTCAAGTCCATATTGAGCCGCGCTCCTTCATCTGATCCTCAGGACAGCCTCCAGACTCCGCCGACTGCGAACACACCGACCTCGACCGATGCGCCCGACTCAAAATTGATGTCAAGTaggacgaggaagaaagTCGTATGGTCCGCACATACCGATTACAAGGACCCAGTTGACTATCGATCAATCGACAAGACTCACAAATCCTCACCTCTCTCGGTCCCCTCGCCGGCTTCGAGACCTATCAAAGGCATTCTCaaaccttcatcttctccgaaCCGTCTCGCTCTATCGTCTAGTAGAGATTTTGATGCGACCTCAGGCCAGCCTAACATAATCGAAATGTTGGACTCAACAATCAAGCAGCTGGCCGGCTCTGATCGAGATTCAAAACTCGATGCCTATATGATGCTTTCAAGAGCCCTCAAGGCTTCCAATAACCTTCCCGATCGAGTTGCCTTACAAGACAAGATGAGCCTGTTCATGCAGTTTATCCAGCGCGATATGACGTCCAAAAGCAGCACTGGAGCACCCGATTCTTCACTAATCAACCATGCTCTGACGCTGCTCGCCACGTTTCTCCATTTCCCCGCCATCGCCTCGACCCTCACCTCAGATTTCGGAGTCTTTGTTATCGACCACTCTATCCGCGCGTTCGAAGACACCAACACTCCCAAGGATGTTGCTCGACATTTGATGCAAGTCGTTGCGTTCCAAAACTTTTCCGCCAAAGTCATGACGTCTGACCGAGTGGGACGACTGGTCACTGCAATGTATCAAATAGAAGACCATCTCACGGGCAAGAGCATCGTCATGAGCAGAATACATATATACAGGCGTTTGGTCAAGCAGTCAAGCTTGCATATGGTTACCCACTCAAACTGGCTCAAGAACCTACTTGCAGATATGCTTAGCTCCGTCAAGGATATTCGAGTCCAGGCCATTAGCCTCGCCACTGAAGCTGGGTTTGCCCTGCGATCTGAGAAGCAGTTGATGCGGAAAGCCAGCGAAATATTCCAAACAACGAACGAAGACCAAGCGTATATCGAATTCTATATCCAAAGGTTACAGGAAATGCTCAAAGACAGGCCAAGCGCTTCAGCTGTACCGCAGATATGGAGCGCCATTATTCTTTACATGCGATGTCCTTTGGAGAGATGGCAATACTACGGTCCCTGGCTGACTCTTGTCCAATCTGCTTTCAACACAACAGATTTTCTCACGAAACAAGAGGCAAACTTTGCTTGGAATAGGTACATCTACCTTACTTTGGCTGATAGCAAAGCTACCCCAAAGAACCTTGGGACCCTCTGCCAGCCTCTGCTAAGTCAACTTCGGAGACGTGCAAATCCTAAGCAGTTAGAAGAAACTGTGAAGCTCCAAAGGATAGTCATTGGTGGTGTATGCAACCTATATTACTACGCGTTTGCCCCAGGCAATGTCAAGTTCCCTCCCGACTCAATATGGGATGTTGCTGTCCAGCCTGTGTTGTCACAACTCATCAGCCTGGATGATAAGCCTGAAATTCCGGGCGATTGTCTCCTGCAAGCTGGTCGCATCTTGACAAGTCTTGTGGACGTCGCCACACCTCGTATCTGGAGACAGGATCGCATCATGGAGACAAGCCCCGCAAAACCTGATGAACTTCCGCCCCTGGACTCAAAGTGGGTGAGGAAGAACTGTGATAAGGTTTTCCAAACGGTTGGTCCCCTTCTAGAGAAAAGGTTCCTTGACTTGGCGAATAAGGACTCTTTGGTATTCCGCCTATGGCATGCGCTGGTCGGCTCAATTGCGGCAGCTTCGGCGAAGGATATCAAAGTCTCAGAAGATACTGCCAAATTCTTCGCTCATGCACTTGGACTGCTGTCTAAGATGTGGTTGGCTGGAGTACCGGAAGCTGATAACTCACATGGCCCGGCATTTCTATCTAGCGTCAAACATTTTATCGAAGTCCTTGTCAAAGCCCAGGGTATGCTTCCCTTTACTGAAAAGAAGCTTGCCATGACGATTGGCAATACCTTTGAGCCTATTGCAACACCATCTCAGAGCCTGGGTCGACCAAGCTCTCTAGGAACCGTCCGAACTCCACTGCAACaccttttttgcttgctaGCTTCCGTCCCACAGAGTATTGCTGACGATGAAGTCCTGTCCGACTTCTTTCTATCCGTTTTTGAACCATTCTTTCTTGGTAAAGCGATCAAAGCTCGCTTAGAGCTATCGaatgagcttcttcagctaTTACCTAGAGCGTCGCCATCCCCCTATGGGCCTTGGGTATTAGCTGCACaatatttctctttttcactCGAGGATAGCGAAGCTACATCCAGTTTGATAGGGGGCGGTAAAATGCTAGGACCGAAATATCGAGACATCACTTCCTTACTTGAACGCGGCCTCTTCGGACACCCTCGGCTTCCTCTTGATAAGTGGTTCACGTTATTCGAACGGCTCTCTGAAAATGTGGTTCAGCAACTGGGTGATGCGGGGCGAGCACTCGCTGTTATCGAGCCCCTGGCAAAAGTGCTGCTAGACTGTCTTGACAGCAGCGTGGAGAAGCcgtcttcaatctctctTAAGGCAATACGCTCACTTTTCGATGCAGCCAAGCTGCCGCGAGATAAAACTGCTCTAAATACTGCTCGGCAGCGTCTATGGGGAGCTTCTGTGGTGGCCGCCCGAGTAGGCTCGTCTGATCCGTTTGACAACCTCTACAAGCTTGGGAATCAAGCTTTAGAAAGTTTCTACGGCAACTCTTCCATTTTCGATTTAGAGAATGATATTGTACCCTTTCTTGAGAGCATCAAGAGCTTCTTAGTGAGATGTTTCCCTCAGTCAGGTGTTAAAGCCTTTACAAAAGTCGAAGCTGGCCTATGTATGTGGATTGAGGATGACAAATCATGCTATGAACATGATGAAGAGTCACTTCTCTCAAAAACT CTCATTCATACATGGGATGGAATATCAAAGGAACTCGCTGGCCGCAAACATCTGACAAAAGACGAATTCGACGAGATAGAACCACTTCTGAAGTCTGCATTCAAAAGCAAACTTCCTACTATTGTTGACAAGGCAATTGAGCTGTGGAATGTGGTAGCtaaggatgaagagaagctAGACTGCTCAGACAGTCTGAAATCGGTGGCCTCGAATGCTGGATCAAAAAAACAATCCGCGGAAACTAAAGCATTTGGAAAACTTGGTGGCGCGTTCGGAGCTCAGGCTTCTTCACTAAAGGGACTACCAGACGAAACAAATCTCGTTGTGCTCTCTTCAAATTCATCTCACCAGGCCGAGTCCACTGCCACTTCGAAAATGCCCACACGGATGTCAACTCGAAAGCGTCGCATGGAAGAAACCCCTGAACCGAGCCGTACAAAGCCGACGAAGCGAACCAGCACTCCTCGACTTCGTCACGACAATTCTCAGATCCAGTTTACTCTTGTTGCCTCATCGTCTCCGATACCTGAAGATGGTTCGCAACACCTTACGGAAAGACAGAAAGAAGTTCGAGAAAGGCAGCGTGAGACAGAAGCAGTCTACTCAGACATGCGGACAAGCTCTCCAGGTCCTGCCAAGGAGAGCTCACCCATACCAGATGAAACGGTGGCTTCTAATGACAAGCAGGCGGGAGAAACAACCCCACGCCACACCACGTCTTACGATAATCTAATCAGCTCAACACCAACCCCAAGGCGTGGCCAACTCCTAAATATGGATGATAACGATCCTCCGTCCTCACCCCCCATTCCACGGCCATACCCGCTCCTATCAGAGATTAAGTCTCGCTCTATGGCTGGCGGCTCATTGGACAGCTGGGAATTCTCATCGCCTCCAGGGTCGCCAGATCCCAGTGACCAAGAAGCATTATCGGATGTTCAATTGCCTGGAGAGAAGCCGACAAAGAGGTCTACTAGGAAAGCAGACACCAGAGCTAAGAATGCCAATGCCGGCCTGAGAGATGTTATTCCTTCTAGCCTCGGAGAACAAGACAATTCCTCCTCAGACTTGACGGACTTATCGGATCGAAATATATCATCTTCACCAGACCCCCCACCGCAACTTCTTGAAACTCCGACCAAGAAACGGCTAGTTCGTGAGGCTGTCCGTGTGGAAGATAGTCCAAGATCGGTCGACGACGAGTTTGTTGATGCTAGGAGTAGTCCTGAAAAGCCGTCGTTAGTACAGGCCAATGATACGTCGTTCGCGCTCAGCGAGGGAGATGAAACTCGAATGATGAAACTTGTAGAGGAACTTGAGTCGGGTGACCGCGCTGGCCTACAGAAAGAAACAAGCTCTGAAGACAGTTCTGACGAACGACCCAGCGCGCAGTCAGCAGAAACTCGAGCAGCATCGCCTCCAATGACCCGCGGGGCAGCTAAGCGCTCCCCCTCGGCCGCCATTCCGCTTGCTCCTTTGGAATctcttggcaatggcgaaGGAGggagcaaaagaaagagaaagcgaGGCGGATCCCGCCAAAGCAACAGCCGttcaaagaagcaaaagtcGGAGCAAAGGTCAGAGAATATAGAAGCgacaaaagagagagagacaatAGTGGCGAGCGAAAAGGAAACTCCCGAAACTCCTTCGGTGGGTGTAGAGACCAGGGGAAGCGCACGAAGACAAACcgagcagcgccagcgaGAGGATAAGACTCCACGCTCACAAAAACGATCAAGCAAGCGAAATAAGAAAGCGCGAAGCGAAGAAACGGACGATGAGGTGATGTCGCAGCTGGTGAATGAATCTCAAGCAGTGGTTGAGAGCCAGAAATCAAACAAGAGTACAGAAGAGGAGGTGCCTGTCACTGAAGATGGACCTCGTCAACCAACGAAACACACGGATGGGAACGCTACGGCAGCAGACACGGCAGAGAGTGAGCCGCAAGCCAAGATCCTGGCGATTATGGAAACGCTACAAACCAGCTTGGCGCATCTACGCGATGTAGCACTGCCCCGAAGCGAAGTATATAAAATGGAAGACATGTTGATGGATTTGAAGCGAGAATTATTCGAAGCAGAGAGACGAGGAAGGGACAGCAATTAG
- a CDS encoding uncharacterized protein (EggNog:ENOG41~TransMembrane:8 (i72-93o99-119i156-174o186-208i341-359o371-395i416-433o439-456i)) has product MGKYFGLRGQALNWAIGTIAGCDFLLFGYDQGVMGGILTLPIFLNQFPDINPDLATDPSDASRRSTYQGIAVASYNLGCFIGAIITIFIGNHLGRRKMIFLGTSIMIVGAILQASAFTLEHFIIGRIITGLGNGGNTSTVPMWQSETCSAHKRGKLVMIEGALITGGIMISYWIDLGLSFAPGSVAWRFPLAFQIVFCIFILCFVLGLPESPRWLILKGREDEAREVIAAVSDVDIGDKHVDNEFQAIKETAMEMSKGTYGELFHADHNRTLHRTIIAYVNQMFQQISGINLITYYAAKIYSDLGMSPFMSRLLAALNGTEYFIASWPAVFLVERVGRRKLMLFGAVGQAVTMAILAGVNSRPDEKPFQIAGIVFLFVFNTFFAVGWLGMTWLYPAEITPLRTRAPANALSTSSNWIFNFLVVMITPVSFTNIKWKTYVVFAVLNAFMVPCVYFFFPETAYRSLEEMDAIFQKVKGFSGAFDVVHQARIEPRRYGKNGELLIAVDELDENEKANAEHHNGSTSEGSDANKGMFTGIDEETARG; this is encoded by the exons ATGGGGAAATACTTTGGCCTCAGAGGCCAAGCCCTCAACTGGGCCATTGGCACCATTGCTGGCTGCGACTTTCTCTTGTTTGGTTACG ATCAGGGTGTCATGGGAGGTATCCTGACGCTGCCCATCTTCCTTAACCAGTTCCCCGACATCAATCCAGATCTTGCTACGGATCCCTCTGATGCATCCAGGCGATCTACTTACCAGGGTATTGCTGTAGCATCTTACAATCTGGGATGCTtcattggcgccatcatcaccatcttcatcggcaACCACCTCGGCCGTCGGAAAATGATCTTTCTCGGTACTTCCATCATGATTGTTGGCGCCATCTTGCAGGCTTCTGCTTTTACTCTGGAACACTTCATCATCGGTCGTATCATAACAGgtcttggcaatggcggcaacaCATCAACGGTACCCATGTGGCAGTCTGAGACGTGTTCCGCCCACAAACGAGGGAAACTCGTCATGATTGAAGGTGCCCTCATCACGGGCGGCATCATGATTTCTTATTGGATCGATCTTGGCTTATCCTTTGCCCCTGGCTCGGTTGCTTGGCGATTCCCCTTGGCTTTCCAGATTGTCTtctgcatcttcattctttgttttgtcCTCGGCCTGCCTGAGTCGCCTCGATGGCTCATTCTCAAGGGTCGCGAAGATGAGGCCAGAGAAGTTATCGCTGCCGTTTCAGACGTTGACATTGGAGACAAGCATGTAGACAACGAATTCCAAGCCATCAAGGAAACTGCCATGGAGATGAGCAAGGGCACTTATGGCGAGCTGTTCCATGCCGACCACAACCGCACTCTCCACCGTACAATCATCGCCTATGTCAACCAGATGTTCCAGCAGATTTCTGGTATCAATCTCATCACCTACTATGCTGCCAAGATCTACTCTGACCTCGGCATGTCCCCCTTCATGTCTCGCCTTCTTGCGGCTCTCAACGGTACCGAGTACTTCATCGCTTCTTGGCCCGCTGTCTTCCTCGTCGAGCGAGTTGGACGCCGAAAGCTCATGCTCTTTGGTGCTGTTGGTCAAGCTGTCACCATGGCCATTCTTGCCGGCGTCAATTCACGCCCGGATGAAAAGCCTTTCCAGATTGCTGGCATCGTCTTCTTATTTGTTTTCAACACTTTCTTTGCTGTTGGATGGCTAGGAATGACTTGGCTATACCCAGCTGAGATCACCCCGCTACGAACTCGTGCTCCAGCCAACGCTCTGTCCACTTCGTCCAACTGGATCTTCAACTTTTTG GTTGTCATGATCACCCCCGTCTCATTCACCAACATCAAGTGGAAGACGTATGTCGTATTTGCCGTCCTCAACGCCTTTATGGTTCCTTGCGTctactttttcttccccgAGACAGCCTACCGCTCcctcgaggagatggatgccatcttccaaaagGTCAAAGGGTTCAGCGGGGCCTTCGACGTCGTTCACCAAGCAAGAATCGAGCCTCGGCGATATGGCAAAAATGGAGAGCTTCTTATCGCTGTGGATGAGCTTGATGAGAATGAGAAAGCTAATGCAGAGCACCACAACGGCAGCACGAGTGAGGGCAGCGATGCCAACAAGGGCATGTTCACAGGCATAGACGAAGAGACTGCTCGGGGATGA
- a CDS encoding uncharacterized protein (EggNog:ENOG41): MRSPPEQRRGRGRPAKNPDLTAANSKSTKIVTAAAKARSAVPSNLTANTKSTAAKRKARTDDAEEEQQASLAKRPRGRPPKKPVEEQDNGAAKPAGAASAMASTGASRAKVTAKKGVSETAKEESTAPKPTRGRPRKVVSKPEESDKQPEPPKKATRGRPPTVMKSATTTTTGANKPPVKKVVKFREPDKENVEPAASPPEPAPTGMRGRPARRGGAAAARTTTRPAAKPSKPQAGSKKPLSPKKITQLTLTQYDSEDELSLEKPLTKSPIKPPSKKSEIAPIDIEPEMTTVAVNTAMFDLPELNATLFGSPARRPTSPPRDTIKSPAKRVAMPLPGSTLKLSNETVAQTPFKSSSTLLQSAAKRPQSPMKPFIFSAQKQPENETKSTTKASMLQSPAKRAFPGFKSLSDTRQSNLPTLDESPIATPSRPAKSSQKLLVEEDEDEDEEDDPFAVPIIDLRFSKSPSTAPFRRADLVSTEQEVEEEVEAEVENEAEADHEEEAEIEDEVEDEDEAQEEAGEAEVEVEVERDATAEAEVEVELENEEEGAGEEEEGELQNAAIPETLEAEEDAGEETEEEAEDAAEDSIIVATEESNDVPAETEDMDADEDENEDENEGQNEDGDEDEDDSEDTMVLDDHTAEEEEEEGEDTDSSPKAETPAADTLYQLREKDLDPCHDMSSFAEDADDTLAFERLAATPSSLEETTPRTRASAMKGSRRSTLGFSSLSDQLGSWSAASPVKQAVSFAEEPQPSYTEDYENLEDEIAENIDEQDLEEDTMIMDEDTVLVQETNEMTLSDPMEGEDASNTRQSFDDSLSDASQEYGDENQVPVESPGPIPEPRAAAPVTPVGRPMTRSFNTTTKIPTKPADISTPSPLKKKSFSASRVAPRRPDQSKRGAPVLSYSPKKQQQPLRRSSRNVSAISEEPEQRVEPSTPPAKAEKVSKVETPEQIVEPSTPESKADLWAKFGTPARTPRKDLNSNLLRGAIVFVDVHTSEGADASGIFVELLTQMGARCLQKWNWNPNSASNSESTKVGITHVVFKDGSKRTLEKVREANGVVQCVGVSWVLDCERDNEWLDESPYHIDTSYVPRGGARRRKSMEPKTVSNQNGSAVSGSPKGRRESAPPASSSPKTPNRRQSSIWIHTPSDTSEEQEEKEEEDIEWSNLILTPVPKTPAPEALMKFATETPSNLEDVDEYEDDESPSLRREELMTRTCPPKAQRFVELGGGILSRDSDENVMMRLMAARRKSLQFAPKVGSPLAKMWQ; the protein is encoded by the coding sequence ATGCGCTCCCCACCCGAGCAGCGTCGAGGCAGGGGCAGGCCGGCCAAAAACCCTGATTTAACGGCGGCGAACTCGAAATCCACCAAAATCGTCACAGCTGCCGCAAAGGCGCGATCCGCTGTTCCGTCAAACCTGACCGCGAACACAAAGAGCACCGCTGCTAAGAGAAAGGCGAGGACCGATGAcgcagaggaagagcaaCAGGCATCGCTGGCCAAGCGGCCACGGGGGCGGCCTCCCAAGAAGCCGGTCGAGGAACAGGATAATGGCGCTGCGAAGCCCGCAGGTGCAGCTTCAGCGATGGCGTCTACCGGAGCATCACGAGCCAAAGTAACGGCAAAAAAAGGAGTGTCAGAAACCgcaaaagaagagtcaaCGGCGCCGAAGCCGACGCGAGGCCGGCCGAGAAAAGTTGTATCCAAGCCCGAAGAAAGCGACAAGCAGCCTGAGCCGCCCAAGAAGGCGACGCGCGGACGTCCACCCACAGTGATGAAGTCAGCcacaacgacaacaacagGAGCCAATAAGCCGCCGGTCAAGAAGGTGGTAAAATTCAGAGAGCCCGATAAAGAGAATGTAGAGCCCGCCGCAAGTCCACCGGAGCCTGCTCCGACTGGTATGCGTGGTCGTCCAGCACGACGAGGCGGTGCGGCAGCAGCCCGGACTACGACAAGACCTGCCGCGAAGCCATCGAAACCTCAGGCCGGCAGCAAGAAGCCACTCAGCCCCAAGAAGATTACGCAGTTGACTCTTACACAATATGACTCTGAGGATGAATTGTCATTGGAGAAGCCGTTGACAAAGAGTCCGATCAAGCCTCCGTCCAAGAAGTCAGAAATCGCACCTATTGATATTGAGCCCGAGATGACAACTGTTGCCGTGAACACGGCCATGTTTGATCTGCCGGAGCTTAATGCAACACTTTTTGGATCGCCAGCCAGGCGACCTACTTCGCCACCCCGAGATACAATAAAGTCTCCCGCTAAGAGGGTTGCGATGCCATTGCCAGGATCTACATTAAAGCTGAGCAATGAAACGGTTGCCCAAACACCTTTCAAGTCTTCTTCAACGCTCCTACAGTCAGCCGCCAAGCGACCGCAGTCTCCCATGAAGCCCTTTATCTTCTCGGCTCAAAAGCAGCCAGAAAATGAAACAAAATCAACAACGAAGGCTTCCATGCTCCAATCGCCTGCAAAGCGAGCATTCCCAGGCTTCAAATCGCTCTCAGACACTCGACAGTCAAATCTCCCAACTCTGGATGAGTCTCCTATTGCGactccatctcggccagcCAAATCTTCACAAAAGCTCTTggtcgaagaagacgaagacgaagatgaggaagatgaccCTTTTGCGGTCCCAATCATAGATCTTCGATTTTCCAAGAGCCCATCCACCGCGCCATTCCGACGAGCCGATTTAGTCTCTACAGAgcaagaggtggaagaagaggtagAGGCTGAAGTGGAAaatgaggctgaagctgatcatgaggaagaggcggaaattgaagatgaagtagaggatgaggatgaggcgcaagaagaagcgggtGAAGCTGAAGTGGAAGTGGAAGTGGAAAGAGACGCGACAGCAGAGGCGGAAGTGGAGGTTGAGcttgaaaatgaagaagagggggcgggagaggaagaggaaggagAGCTACAGAACGCTGCCATTCCAGAAACTCtggaagcagaggaagacgCCGGGGAAGAGaccgaagaagaggcagaggatgcCGCCGAAGACAGTATCATTGTCGCAACAGAAGAGTCTAATGATGTGCCGGCCGAAACTGAGGATATGGATGcagacgaagatgaaaatgaagatgaaaatgaaGGCCAAAATGAGgatggggatgaagatgaggacgatTCAGAAGATACAATGGTTCTTGACGACCATAccgccgaggaagaggaagaagaaggcgaagataCTGATTCGTCACCAAAAGCCGAGACTCCAGCAGCAGATACCCTCTACCAGCTCCGAGAGAAAGATCTGGATCCCTGCCATGATATGAGCTCATttgctgaagatgcagatgatACGCTTGCATTTGAGAGACTTGCAGCCACGCCTTCTAGCCTTGAAGAGACAACGCCAAGGACCCGTGCCAGTGCCATGAAGGGGTCTCGCAGGTCTACTCTGGGATTCTCATCTCTATCTGACCAGCTCGGCTCTTGGTCAGCTGCAAGCCCTGTCAAACAAGCTGTTTCGTTCGCAGAAGAACCTCAGCCATCATATACTGAGGACTATGAAAAtcttgaagatgaaatcGCAGAGAATATTGACGAGCaagacttggaagaagacaCTATGATCATGGACGAAGATACAGTTCTTGTTCAAGAGACCAACGAAATGACTCTGTCGGATCCTATGGAGGGCGAAGATGCATCCAATACTCGTCAATCTTTTGATGATAGCCTATCGGATGCTAGCCAAGAGTATGGAGATGAGAACCAAGTCCCAGTTGAGAGCCCTGGGCCTATTCCAGAGCCTCGGGCGGCGGCACCCGTAACTCCCGTTGGCCGTCCTATGACACGATCATTCAACACAACGACCAAAATTCCGACCAAGCCAGCCGATATTTCAACGCCAAGTCcactgaaaaagaagagcttcagTGCCTCGCGTGTTGCTCCAAGGCGCCCCGACCAATCGAAGCGAGGTGCCCCGGTCTTGTCTTATTCtccaaagaagcagcagcagccgctaaGGCGAAGCTCACGGAATGTGAGCGCCATTTCCGAGGAGCCTGAACAGAGAGTTGAGCCGTCTACGCCACCAGCGAAAGCAGAAAAGGTTTCAAAGGTGGAAACGCCTGAGCAGATTGTTGAACCGTCTACGCCAGAATCCAAGGCAGATTTATGGGCAAAGTTTGGGACACCAGCGCGCACTCCTCGCAAAGACCTCAACTCCAACCTGCTTCGTGGGGCCATTGTCTTTGTCGATGTTCACACAAGCGAAGGCGCGGATGCGAGTGGCATCTTTGTTGAGCTGCTCACCCAGATGGGCGCCCGGTGTCTGCAAAAATGGAACTGGAACCCCAACAGCGCAAGCAACAGCGAGTCAACTAAAGTGGGCATCACCCACGTCGTCTTCAAAGATGGCAGTAAGCGGACTCTGGAGAAGGTCAGGGAGGCCAACGGAGTGGTCCAGTGCGTGGGTGTGAGCTGGGTGCTGGACTGCGAGCGTGACAACGAGTGGCTTGACGAGTCGCCATACCATATCGACACAAGCTACGTTCCTCGCGGAGGCGCACGCCGCCGGAAGAGCATGGAACCCAAGACTGTCTCTAACCAGAACGGCTCTGCAGTCAGCGGTTCGCCCAAGGGGAGGCGGGAGTCGGCGCCTcctgcttcatcttctcccaaAACACCCAATCGTAGGcagagcagcatctggatcCACACGCCGTCCGATACTAgcgaggagcaggaggagaaggaagaagaggacatTGAATGGTCCAACCTGATTCTGACCCCTGTGCCCAAGACGCCGGCTCCAGAAGCGCTTATGAAGTTTGCTACTGAGACACCGTCCAACCTTGAAGACGTGGATGAAtatgaggatgacgagagcCCGTCGTtgaggagagaagagttgATGACGCGAACCTGTCCACCCAAGGCACAAAGGTTTGTGGAGCTCGGCGGTGGCATTCTGTCCAGGGACAGTGATGAGAATGTGATGATGCGGCTGATGGCTGCTCGGCGCAAGAGTTTGCAGTTTGCGCCCAAGGTGGGCAGTCCCCTGGCCAAGATGTGGCAGTAG
- a CDS encoding uncharacterized protein (EggNog:ENOG41), whose translation MSSADASDQPPLPKNAEDRKAASALASLDTPSDAAATPSNDNVNSEAVSQAMLKLGDDKAKKPAANTASAAAAAAAPAAVKKNVKVDAADVALVVDELEVTKARATELLKAHDGDAVATLRAAARG comes from the coding sequence ATGTCCTCCGCCGACGCCTCAGACCAGCCGCCCCTCCCCAAAAACGCCGAAGACCGCAAAGCCGCCTCGGCCCTCGCCTCGCTCGATACGCCCTCGGACGCAGCAGCCACGCCCTCCAACGACAACGTCAACTCCGAGGCCGTCTCCCAGGCCATGCTCAAGCTCGGCgacgacaaggccaagaagcccgCCGCCAAcactgcttctgctgctgctgctgctgctgcacccGCGGCGGTTAAAAAGAACGTCAAGGTCGACGCCGCGGACGTGGCCCTCGTggtggacgagctggaggtgACAAAGGCAAGGGCGACGGAGCTGCTAAAGGCACATGATGGGGATGCTGTTGCTACGCTGAGGGCTGCAGCGAGAGGATGa